Genomic DNA from Salinibacterium sp. NK8237:
TTTATGGCCTGCTTATGGCACTCTTCCTCGGTGGTTCTTACCCGCTCTGGTGGTCATACATTGTTGGCTCGAGCGACAACACCGCCATCACCGAGACCTGGCCGCCGCTGCTGCCCGGTGGCCGCTTCTGGATCAACGTTGGTGAAGTTCTCTCCACCGTGCCCTTCTGGCAGTCACTGCTGAACAGCATCATCGTCTCCACGATCATCACCACCTCGGTGATCTTCTTCTCGACTCTGGCCGGTTATGCGTTCGCGAAGCTGCGCTTCAAGGGCCGCGAAGGGCTCATGATCTTCGTGATCGCGACGCTCGCAGTGCCCACCCAGCTCGGCATCATCCCGCAGTTCATGCTCATGAAAGAGCTCGGCTGGACAGGAACCCTCGGCGCCGTTGTCGTGCCAACGCTCGTGACAGCATTCGGGGTGTTCTTCATGCGTCAATATTTGGTGGATGTCATTCCCGACGAACTCATCGAAGCGGCCCGTGTCGACGGGGCCAATATGTTCCGCACCTTCTGGAACGTCGGAATCCCCGCCGCCCGCCCCGCCATGGCCATCCTTGGACTCTTCACCTTCATGACGGCCTGGACCGATTATCTCTGGCCTCTGCTGGTTGCTCCGCAAAACCCGACCCTGCAGGTTGCGCTGAGTCAACTGCAGAGCGCAAAATACGTGGACTACTCGGTCGTGCTTTCGGGAGCAGTGCTGGCGACGCTACCGCTGCTCATCATCTTCATTCTCGCGGGACGGCAACTCGTCTCGGGCATCATGGCAGGAGCAGTAAAAGGCTAATGAACACTCTCACCACTACCTGGCCGGAAGGCTTCCTCTGGGGCTCCGCCACCGCGGCTGCCCAAATCGAGGGAGCAGCTCACGAAGGCGGCAAAGAGGATTCCATTTGGGATTACTATGCCCGCCAGCCCCTCGCCGTCGCCAACGGAGACACCCCCGAAATTGCGGTCGACCACTACTACCGCATGAACGATGACGTGCAGTTGATGAAGAAGCTGGGGCTCGATTCCTACCGCTTCTCCACCAGCTGGGCCCGTGTTGTTCCCGGCGACCGCGAGCCCAACGCCGAGGGCCTCGACTTCTACAGTCGTCTTGTTGACTCGCTGCTGGAGGCCGGCATCCTTCCGTGGCTCACGCTCTACCACTGGGACCTGCCGCAGGCGCTTCAGGAGAAGGGTGGATGGGCCAACCGCGAAACCGCGTACCGTTTCGCTGACTATGCCGAAGCTGTCTACACCGCGCTTGGCGATCGCGTCAGCCACTGGACAACCTTCAACGAGCCGCTCTGCTCTTCGCTGATTGGCTACATTGCGGGGGAGCACGCTCCCGGGCTCACTGACCCGAATCAGGGTCTCGCTGCGTTGCACCACCAGCACCTCGCGCACGGTTTGGCTGCCGAGCGCCTGCGCAAGCTGGCCGCCGAGAAGGGCCGCGAAATTGAGCTCGGCATCACGTTGAACCTCACGAACGCCGTGCCCAACGACCCGAACGATCCTGTTGATCTCGACGCTGCGCGCCGTATCGATGGCATTTGGAACCGCATGTTTCTCGAGCCGCTCGTGCTGGGGGCCTACCCGGCTGACGTGCTTGACGACATGCGCGGCTACAACTTCGAGCAGTATGTGCGGGAGGGCGACCTTGAGATCATCTCCGCCCCCATCGATTTCTTGGGAGTGAATCACTACCACGACGACAACGTGAGTGGGCATCCCGCTCCCGCTGATGCAGCACCCGGACTTCGGCCCACCACAAAGCCCGGGCGTTCCATGTTTGTCGGCAGCGAGTTCGTGACGATGCCCCCTCGCGACCTTCCGCGCACGGCCATGGACTGGGAGGTCAACCCGAGCGGGCTGCACCACCTTCTGGTGCGCCTCGGCAAGGAATATCCCACTCTGCCGCCGCTGTATGTCACCGAGAACGGTGCCTCCTACGACGACACCCGCGTTGGCGACACCATCGATGACCCGAAGCGTGCCCTCTACATCGCCGAGCACATTCAGGCGGTCGCGGATGCCATTGCTGACGGTGCTGATGTGCGTGGCTACTTCGTGTGGTCGCTCCTCGACAACTTCGAATGGGCGTGGGGCTACAACAAGCGTTTCGGTATTGTCTATGTCGATTACGACACTCAGGAGCGCATCCCGAAGCGCAGCGCCACGGAATATGCAGCCCACATCGCTGCCACGAAGAAGGCTTCCTGATCGTTAGGGTTAGGCAAGACCTTCTAATAGAGAGCGAGCTCGTGGCGGAGAAACTACGCAGCGGGGCCATGCCGACACTCGAAATGGTGGCGGCCCAGGCGGGCGTTTCGCGCGCCACCGTATCGCGCGTGGTGAACGGTTCTCCTAAGGTGAGCCCGGATGTCACCGCTGTCGTTCAGGCCGCAATCGACGAGCTCAACTACGTGCCCAATCGCGCTGCCCGTTCGCTCGTGAGTCGCAAGACGCAGGCCATCGCGATGGTGGTTCCGGAATCGGCAGCCAAGGTCTTCGATGACCCCTTCTTCGCGGCGGTCGTGCAGGGCGTTGCGCTCTATCTCGAAGACACCGATTACACGCTCAACATGATCATCGAGTCAGGGGCCGCATCACACAAGACGCGGCGCTACTTGCTCGGCGGCAACGTCGATGGTGCTCTCGTGGTGTCGCACCACACGGGCGACCACTCCTACTCTGAGCTCAGCCGCACCCTGCCTGTCGTGTTCGGTGGGCGCCCGCTCAGCGACGTTGGCGGCGATAACTACTACGTGGATGTCGACAACTTCGCTGGGGCCTGCACTGCCGTTGAGCATTTGATCGCTTCCGGCCGCACCAAGCTGGCTACGATCGCCGGCCCGCAAGATATGCCCCCGGGCGTAGACCGCCTTTCTGCCTTCCACGCCACTCTCGGCAAGCACGGACTCACGAGCGATCTGGTGGAAGTCGGCGACTTCTCTCCGCCCTCCGGAGCAGAAGCAATGCGTCGACTGCTTGCCCGCGGCGAGCCGATCGACGGAATCTTCGCCGCCAACGACCAAATGGCTATCGGCGCCTATTCGGCCATCCGCGAAGCCGGGCTCTCTGTGCCCGACGATATCGCCGTGGTCGGTTTCGACGACGACAACTACGGGAGCACCGCGACTCCACCACTGACGACAGTGCGTCAACCCTCCGTCGAGATGGGCCGCCGCATGGCCGAAATGATTGTCGGCCTGATTGAAAATCGACCAGTCGACACCGTGACGACCCTCGATACTGAGCTCGTCATCCGCGATTCTGCGTAGCTAGGTTTCGCCACTGCAGCAGCCGCGGCTACTCCGGCGCGAGCGCGAGCACGACCCGCTCAAGCACTTCTCGGCACGCCACAATCGATGGCCGGCTGACGCTCGAGTCGCGCACCGACGTAAAGACAGTGCGTCGGGGCAGGCCGGGCATTGGCCGCAACGCGACGGTCGGCGTGCGTGTTCCCCAGACCAGGCCGGGCAAGATTGCGGTCGCGTGACCTGATTCAACGAGCCGGATGTGGGCCTGAAGGTCGGCGGTTTCGAAGCGTACGTCGGGCTCGATCCCTGCGCGCCGGCACTGCTGTTCTGCCCAGTGACGTGATGCGGTGCCTCGGGGTTCCATTACCCACGCGCTCTGGGTGGTGTCGGCGAGGCTCATGATTCCGCTTTCGTGGGGAACGGCGAGCGAGAGTTCGTCGGCATAGAGGGGGAGCATGTCGAGGTCGGGATGCCGGGGTGCGGCATGACCGGGATACTGTTCGGCGATCACGAGGTCGAATTCGCGCGTCCAGGTTTCGAAGAGGGCGCTTTCGGGTTCGCGCTGGGTCATCTCGATGCGCAGTTGGGGATGTTCGTTGGCGATGATGCTGAGCGCTTGCGGAATGATGCCGAGCGCTGCCGATTGGAAGACAGCGAGACGCACCTTTCCCCGCACTTCGGTGAGGGAGGAGTGGATCTCCGCTTCCATGAGTTCGAGGCGTTCGAGGAGGGCGACGGTGTGCTCAACGAGGAGCTCGGCTTCGGGGGTGAGCTGCACGCGGCGACCCGCTTTAACGAGCAGCGGAACCCGCGCTTCTTCTTCGAGAAGAGCGAGCTGTTGGGAGACCGCAGACGGCGTGTAACTGAGGGCATTGGCCACTGCGGCGATGGTGCCGCGAAGCTTGAGTTCTCGCAAAAGTCGCAGCCGTCGTACGTCGAGCATTTCTCCGCCAATCGTTAACTAATTCTAACTGAAACCATGCGCTTTCCGTCGCTTTTGCTAAAGGCACTCCCGGGCGCACACTGAGAGTTCCAGCCACAACCCCGTTCGGAGGCCTATTCTCGTGAGCATGTCAACTCATACCGACAACCTCGATGCTTCACACCAGCAGATTGCCGACCAAACGGTAGCCACCGTTCGTCGCTGGCTGGCTGAGAGTGAAGAGTTTCCCACCGATGCGAGTGCCACGCGCCTCGCCGGTGTACTGAAAGATCCGAACGGTCTCGAGTTCACTCTCGGGTTCATCGACACCGTCGTTCGGCCCGAAGATTTGCGGGTCGCCGGCCGCAACCTCGAGCGCCTCACCCACATCATCCCGGCGTTCCTGCCGTGGTACCTCCGCTTCGCCATCCTCGTCGGCGGCGGCTTCGCGCCTCTGCTGCCGTGGATCATCGTTCCTATTGCTCGGCGGGTACTTCGCGGCATGGTCGGCCATCTCATCATCGACGCAACCCCGGCCAAGCTCGACAAGGCTCTCGTGCACTTGCGTCGTGAGGGCGTCAACCTGAACCTCAACCTGCTCGGTGAAGCAGTGCTCGGTGATGACGAGGCAGACAACCGCCTCGCCGGCACCCGTGCGCTCCTGAACCGGGATGACGTTGACTACGTCTCCATCAAGGTGTCGTCGGTTGTTTCCCAACTTTCCATGTGGGCCTTCGACGAGACCGTCGACCGTGTTGTCGACCGCCTCACTCCGCTCTACTTGGTTGCCCTGCGCTCGCCGCAGAAGAAGTTCATCAACCTCGACATGGAAGAGTTCAAAGACCTCGACCTCACGATCGCGGTTTTCGAGAAGCTTCTCGACCAGCCAGAGTTGCTCGAACTCGAAGCTGGCATCGTGCTTCAGGCCTACCTGCCCGATGCCCTCGACGCAATCAAGGAACTCACCGCGTGGTCGATGGCTCGTCGCGCTCGCGGCGGTGCCAACATCAAGGTGCGCGTTGTTAAGGGTGCCAACCTCGCCATGGAGCACGTTGACGCGGTAACCCACCATTGGCCAATGGCTACGTGGGGAACCAAGCAAGACACCGACACTCACTACAAGCGTGTGCTCGACTGGGCATTCACCCCAGAGCACGTCGACGCTGTGCGCATCGGTGTTGCCGGCCACAATCTCTTCGACATCGCATTCGCGTGGCACCTCGCTCAAGAGCGCGGCGTCACCGAGGGAATCGAATTTGAAATGCTCCTCGGAATGGCTACCGGCCAGGCCGAAGCGGTCAGAAAGGATGTCGGCAGCCTGCTGCTGTACACGCCCGTCGTTCAGCCGAGCGAGTTTGACTCCGCTATCAGCTACCTCGTGCGTCGCCTCGAAGAGAACGCCAGTACCGAGAACTTCATGTCGGGCCTCTTCGAGCTCTCCAGCAACGAACACATCTTCGTGCGCGAGCAAGACCGCTTCTTGGCGTCGCTCGCCAACCTCGACCTGCCGGCGCAGACATCCAACCGTGTTCAAGATCGCACCCAGCCTGCAGCACTCATCGGTGCTCGCCCATTCAACAACGTCGCAGACACTGACCCCGCCATCGGTGAAAACCGCACCTGGGGCCGTGCGATCTTGGCACGCAGCGGTAACTCTTTGCTCGGCGTAGACACCGTCAAGGCTGGCGCTGTCACGACCCCTGAGCAGATGGAGGGCATCCTCGATTCCGTCACGGCCGCCGGAGCGAACTGGGGTGGCATGCCCGCCGCAGAACGCGCCGCGATCTTGCACCGCGCCGGCGACGCGATCGAAGCCTCACGTGCCCGCCTCATCGAGGTTATGGCTACCGAAGCCGGTAAGACGATCGCCGAAGGTGACGTAGAGGTCAGCGAAGCGATCGACTTCGCGCACTACTACGCCGAGCGCTCTCTCGACCTTGAAGCGATCGACGACGCTACGTTCGTGCCGTCAAAGCTCATCATTGTTACTCCGCCGTGGAACTTCCCGGTTGCCATTCCCGCGGGCAGCGTGCTTTCGGCACTCGCCTCGGGCAGTGGCGTCATCATCAAGCCAGCGAAGCTTTCGCAGCGCAGCGCCGCCGTAATGGTCGAAGCGCTCTGGGAAGCGGGCGTGCCGCGTGAAGTGCTCGCGTTCGTTGACCTAAAGGATCGTGAACTCGGTCGCATCATGATTGCCGACCCCGCTGTTGACCGCGTCATCCTGACGGGGGCGTGGGAGACTGCCGCGCTGTTCCGTTCCTGGCGCAATGACCTGCCGATTCTGGCGGAGACCAGTGGCAAGAACGCGATCATCGTCACGCCAAGCGCAGACCTCGACCTCGCCGTCGCCGACGTCACCAAGAGCGCCTTTGGGCACGCAGGGCAAAAATGCTCGGCCGCATCCCTTGTGATTCTGGTCGGCTCGGTCGGGAGGAGCGAACGCTTTGAGCGTCAGCTCGTTGACTCGGTACGCACTCTGCGCGTTGGCCTCCCTCAGGACCCTCTCACCATGATGGGCCCGATTGTTGAGCCTGCTCAGGGCAAGTTGCTTAACGCCCTCACGACTCTCGCTCCCGGCGAGAGCTGGCTCGTGAAGCCACGTCAGCTTGATGACGAAGGCAAGCAGTGGACCCCCGGAGTTCGCACCGGTGTCGCGCCGGGCAGCGAATTCCACATGACCGAATACTTCGGCCCCGTTCTTGGCGTCATGCGGGCCAAGAACCTCACCGAAGCGATCGAGATGCAGAACGCCGTGGACTACGGACTGACAGCGGGCATCCACTCGCTCGATCCAACCGAGGTTGCTCGCTGGCTCGATGAAGTTCAGGCCGGAAACGCCTACGTCAACCGGGGAATCACGGGCGCCATTGTTCGCCGCCAACCCTTCGGCGGCTGGAAGCGTTCAGCCGTCGGCTGCCACGCCAAGGCTGGCGGACCCAACTACCTGATGACACTCGGGCAGTGGAAAGCCGTTGAACAGCCCGCCGCTCGCGACATTCAGGTCCGCGGTCTCAGCGACCAGGTCTCTTCGGTTATCAAGAAGGCACAGTCGGGCATGGAGTTCGACGAGTTCGACCGTGTACGTCGTGCTGCCGAAAGCGACCAGCGTGCGTGGGAGACAGAATTCGGCATCAGCCGTGACGTGTCAGATCTCGGCGTCGAGCGCAACGTCTTCCGCTATCGCCCGGTGCCCGTCACCATTCGCCTCTCCGAGGGCGAACCAATGGGTCACCTGGTGCGAATGATCGCCGGCGCCGCTCGTGTTGGCGCAACTATTCACATCAGCTCCGCTACGCCATTGCCGTCGCTGCTCACCGAATCGTTCGAGTCGGGAAATGTAGGCGTCTCAGTTGCTGAAGTTTTTGTTGAATCGGATGCTCGTTGGAACGAACGCGCAGCCAAGGGTGAGCTCAACACCAATCGGGTGCGCCTCATCGGCGGTTCCTCTGTCGATCTCGCAGAAGCCGTTGGCGGAAACCCTGACGTCGCGGTGTGGTCGGGCGAGGTCACGACATCCGGTCGCGTTGAATTGCTGATCTTCGTGCAAGAGCAGTCGCTGTCGATCACGGCACACCGCTTCGGAAACCCCGATCCGGCCATGGCTGCGCTCGAGGTCTAAAGAACTCACAGGGTGTGTGGGGATTCGCTACAGCGAGTCCCCACACACTGCTCTGAGCGTCGTTTAGCCTAAGAGGATGATCCCCTCGATTCCCCTCAATGATGGCCACAGCATCCCCCAGCTTGGTCTTGGCACGTGGCCGCTCAGCGATGCAGAAGCTGCGGTCATTGTTCCGACTGCCATCGAGCTCGGGTACCGCCACATTGATACGGCTTTCAAATACGGCAATGAAGTTGGCGTTGGCGAGGGCATCCGGCGAAGCGGAATTGACCGCGATGAACTCTTCGTCACAACGAAGCTCAACGGCGAATCTCAAGGCAATGACCGAGCGATCGATGGGCTGAGGGAGAGTCTGGAACGCCTCGACCTCGACTACGTTGACCTGTTGCTGATCCATTGGCCACTGCCCGCCCGCGGCGAATTCCTCTCGACGTGGCGCACGTTTGAGAAGCTGAAGGCCGACGGCTTTGTTCGCTCGATCGGTGTCTCCAACTTCAAGCCGGCCCACCTTGAAGTGCTGGCGGATGCTGGCACAACAGTTCCGGCAGTGAACCAGATTGACCTTTCGCCGACCAATGCTCGCCTAGCGGAGCGGGCTTATCACGACTCCCGCGGAATCGTCACGGAAGCGTGGAGCCCGATCAAGAGCGTTCTTGAGCAGCCGGTATTGCAGGAGATTGCGGCCAAGCACGAGCGCTCAGCGGCTCAGATTGCGCTGCGTTGGCACCTGCAGAACGGGCTCGTCGCCATTCCGAAGTCGGCCAACCCCGAGAGACTGGCCGACAACATTGCGATCTTCGATTTCGAGCTCGACTCCCGTGATCTGGAAGCGATCGCGGCAATCGATGTGCCGGGGTCTGGCGTTGACTCCGACGAGATCGGGCACTAGCTCGCGCTAGTTGGCGGCAACGAGCGCTTCGGCGCGCACCGTGTCGAGCTGGCCATCGACCATGTTCATGACGGCGTGCATCCGCGGCAAGTGAACGAGGTCATGGGTCACCAGCAGCGTCGACGTGTTGCGTTCGTCTGTAAGGCGCAGGATGAGCTCGATAATGCTCGCACCGCGCTCCTGGTCGAGTGCACTCGTGGGTTCGTCAACGAGCAGCACCTTCGGGTCGTTCATGAGCGCCCGCGCGATGTTGATGCGCTGACGCTGACCGCCCGAAAGCTGGTGGGGGCGCTTGTGCATCTGATCGCCAAGACCCACCGAGGCGAGCAATTCGGCGGCGTGCGTGCGCACGGCGGCACGACGGCCGCGGCTGTGCGGCGCACCCAATTCGTTCATGACGGCGAGTTGTTCGAGCGCGGTCAGCGACGGCAACAGATTGGCCTGCTGAAAGACGATACCGATTGCGTCGCGACGCAACGCTGTCGCCTCGGTGGCCGACAGCTGGGCGGCATCCACCTCATCGATCATGACCTGACCGGAGTCGGGGTGGATGAGGGTCGCGGCCACCGCGAGCAGGCTCGACTTGCCAGATCCGCTCGGCCCGGTGATGCCGGTGACCGTGCCGGGGCGGGCACTGAGCGTGACGTGGTCGACCGCAGTGACGCGGCCATCGCCGTCGGGGAAGGTGAGCGTGACGTTGTTGAGCTGAATCATCGGGTGCTCCCAAGGGCGGTGAGGGGGTCGGCGGTGGTGACAGAACGCAGCGCGAACGCAGCGCCGGCAAGGCCTAGGGCAATCATGATGAACCCTGGCAGCAGGGTCGTGTACGGGCTCAGGATGAACGGCAAAGCGTCGCCCAGGAGGGCCCCGAGAATGGCGGTGATGCCGATCCCGATGCCAACACCAATCAGCAGCACGATGAGAGCTTGACCCAGCGCGTCGCGAACGAGGGACGAGGTGGATGCTCCGAGCGCCTTGAGCACGGCGATGTCAGCCTTGCGCTGCATCGTCCACACCGTGAAGAACGCGCCGATCACGAGAGCAGAAATTCCGAAAAGCATCGCGACCATGAGCAGCAGCGAACCGATCTCTGAGCGGAACGAGCTGACGGCAGTGAGAGACAACAGCACCGAATTGCTGAGGGTGTCTGCTTCAGTGTTGATGGCATCCCAGTCAGCGTCACCGGTGACCGCAATGGCGGTCGCATACGCGTCGGGGCTTCCGGTCGTGGCCGAGTAGCCCTGCCAGTCTTCGAGAGTCATCTGCACGACGGGTGTGTGGTTGTACCACCAGTTTCCGCTGATCTTCTCGACCGTGTAGTCGGTGCCGGCGATGGTGATGGTGTCACCGGTGGTGACGTCGAGGCCGGTGGCGGCATCCTCAGACAGGCCCACCTTGCCGTCGGCGCTCGGGGCCGTCTCATCGAAGTCGGAGACAACGCCGAAGATAGCGATGGCGGTGCTGGACTCTGGCGATTCTGCCTTCGTCTGCGAGACACCGATCGGGTAGGCCGATTCGACACCGTCAGCCGCAGCCCAGATGGTCGCCTGCGTCTCGGTAACGTCGGAGTCAGAGAAGCTCGCCTCATCGGCGCCCTTGCTGCTGGGGGTCGCGAACACGAGCTGGTCGGCGGGGAGCGAGAGCACTCCCGAAATGTTCTGGGCAGCGAGGCCCCCAGTGAGGCCGCTCAGGAACCCCACGAGCAAAGTGATGAGAGCGACGACAGTGCCAATGAGCACAAATCGTCCGCGGGCGAAGCGCAGATCGCGCCAAGCAACAAACATGGGGAGTCCTTTCGGCGTCGACGAATGCGACAGTAACTAGCCTCCTCTCGTGAGGGCCTTCGGGCATCGGCCGGGAGAGTACCTTTCGTGGCGCGTAGTACGGAGGGCACAATCATCCTTTCGATGGATAGAAGCAGTCGTGCACGGCAGTAGGGTCGAATTATGAGCCACACTGCGTTGACCCCCGTTTTTGTGGGGTTGCGCACCAGTTTGCACATCCTCTTTGTCGCTTTGACTGTGCTCGTTGTCGTGCGGGCGTTCGTCGACGGCAACCCGAACACGGTGGCGGTGATTTCGCTCGCGGCGCTGCTGCTCGTCACCTACGGCTTCGGCGGTTATTTGGCGCGCCACGCGATGAGCTCGGGGGCGAGCGCGCAGTCGGTGACGGCCTACCTGTGGGCGCTGGTCTTGTCGGCCGAATGGCTCGTGCTGGTGTGGTTGAGTTCGGATGCCGCCTACCTCGTGTTCCCCCTGTTCTTTCTTTATCTGCACCTGTTGCCGCGCGGCTGGCGCACCCTCGCGGTGCTGGGGTCGACGTTGCTGGCCATCGCGGCGCTCGGTTTGCACAGTGAGTGGACCGTGGGTGGCGTTGTCGGGCCACTCGTCGGAGCGGGCGTCGCGATCGTGATTGGTCTTGGCTACAAGTCACTCGCCGCTGAGGCTGCAGACCGCGAACTGTTGGTGAAGCAACTCCTTGAGACGCGCGACCAGCTGGCGCAGACCGAGCGCGAATCCGGGGTGCTAGCGGAGCGAGCGCGACTTGCGCGCGAGATTCACGACACCGTCGCGCAGGGGCTGTCGAGCATCCAACTGCTGCTTCATGCTGCGGAACGTGCCGACCCTCATGCTGCGGGCCTTGAGCACGTGCGCCTTGCCCGCGAGACAGCGGCCGCCAATCTCGCCGACACTCGTAATTTCATTCGCGAGCTTGCCCCGGCGGCACTCGTAGAGCAGGGGATGGGCGCGGCTTTGCGTCGTCTCGCTGAAACCCAGTGGCAGACGCCCGAGCGTGAGATCCGGGTGCGGGTTGCGGATGCTCTTGACCTGCCGATGCCCGTGCAGACCGCCCTGCTGCGCATTGCTCAGGGGGCGATGGCGAACGTCGTGCAGCACTCGGACGCAACGCAGGCCACGATCTCGATCGAGCGCAATGATTCGGATGTGCGGCTCACGATCGCCGACAACGGCCGAGGGTTCGATCCCGAACGCGCGGAGGCAGCATCGGCTCGAGGGTTCACTGATTCTTTCGGACTGACGGCAACCCGCGAACGTGTCGAACAGCTGGGTGGCAGGTTGACGGTTGAATCGAGCCCCGGCGCTGGTACCACGGTGACGGTCGAGCTGCTGCTAAGACCAACGGCGGGGGAGACGGCATGATCCGCGTGGCGATTGCTGACGATCATCCGGTCGTCCGCGCCGGCTTGCGTGCCTTGCTCGAACACGAAACTGACCTCACGGTTGTGGGGGAGGCGGCCACGCCGGATGAGGCTTTTGCGCTCGTGCAGTCGGCGAACCCGAGCGTGATATTGATGGATTTGCAGTTCGGCGAGCTGGAGTCGGGCGCGGATGTCACGCGTCGCATCCGCACGCTCGATGCTGCCCCGTACGTGCTGGTTCTCAC
This window encodes:
- a CDS encoding sensor histidine kinase: MSHTALTPVFVGLRTSLHILFVALTVLVVVRAFVDGNPNTVAVISLAALLLVTYGFGGYLARHAMSSGASAQSVTAYLWALVLSAEWLVLVWLSSDAAYLVFPLFFLYLHLLPRGWRTLAVLGSTLLAIAALGLHSEWTVGGVVGPLVGAGVAIVIGLGYKSLAAEAADRELLVKQLLETRDQLAQTERESGVLAERARLAREIHDTVAQGLSSIQLLLHAAERADPHAAGLEHVRLARETAAANLADTRNFIRELAPAALVEQGMGAALRRLAETQWQTPEREIRVRVADALDLPMPVQTALLRIAQGAMANVVQHSDATQATISIERNDSDVRLTIADNGRGFDPERAEAASARGFTDSFGLTATRERVEQLGGRLTVESSPGAGTTVTVELLLRPTAGETA